The following are encoded together in the Mycolicibacterium arabiense genome:
- a CDS encoding acyl-CoA thioesterase — MTTQPDQSQWTLAGLLELFDVEPDGDRFIGQTGLAGADERQVVEGTQVLAQAIVAVAKRFPEKSVRSATAVFARAVLVGPPVELTVDVVAEGRTTATAVVSASQNGKRCITATVFTDVPSADVIRHHLPRPDVTAPADANPADMPMVGREMRLVDVVDVNSPDEVGPPELHAWLHYDPVPTRDDLAKALIAYFTGHLGISTTMRAHEGIGTAQAHLTVSTAPMTIGVSFHEPFTWSDWLLYGHESTQVGAGMSYIRGTVHTEAGELIASFAQDAMIRPLRTTDTSIDASARL, encoded by the coding sequence ATGACCACGCAGCCCGATCAATCGCAGTGGACCCTCGCGGGGCTCCTCGAACTGTTCGACGTCGAGCCCGACGGCGACCGGTTCATCGGTCAGACGGGCCTCGCAGGGGCCGACGAACGTCAGGTCGTGGAGGGCACTCAGGTGCTCGCGCAGGCGATCGTCGCGGTCGCGAAGCGCTTCCCGGAGAAGTCCGTTCGGTCCGCGACCGCGGTGTTCGCCCGCGCCGTGCTCGTCGGACCGCCGGTCGAGTTGACCGTCGACGTGGTCGCAGAGGGACGCACCACCGCCACCGCCGTGGTGTCCGCGAGCCAGAACGGCAAGCGTTGCATCACGGCGACTGTCTTCACCGACGTCCCGTCCGCCGACGTCATCCGGCACCACCTGCCGCGGCCCGACGTCACCGCACCCGCCGACGCGAATCCCGCAGACATGCCGATGGTGGGCCGCGAGATGCGGCTGGTCGACGTCGTCGACGTCAACAGCCCCGACGAGGTCGGACCGCCGGAGCTGCACGCCTGGCTGCACTACGACCCCGTGCCGACGCGCGACGACCTCGCCAAGGCGCTCATCGCGTACTTCACCGGCCACCTTGGCATCTCGACCACGATGCGGGCACACGAGGGCATCGGCACCGCCCAGGCCCACCTGACGGTGTCGACCGCGCCGATGACGATCGGGGTCAGCTTCCACGAGCCGTTCACGTGGTCGGACTGGCTCCTCTACGGCCATGAGAGCACACAGGTGGGCGCGGGGATGTCCTACATCCGCGGCACCGTGCACACCGAGGCGGGTGAGCTCATCGCCTCGTTCGCCCAGGACGCGATGATCCGGCCACTGCGCACCACCGACACGTCGATCGACGCGTCCGCCCGGCTGTAG
- a CDS encoding carboxylesterase/lipase family protein produces the protein MTAQRETAEDRTIAQTRHGVLRGAVEGGVNVWRGVAFAEQPVEDRRFLAPVPLEPWSGVRDAVEHGPLPPQGRSFVGGGRDDPKIRDEACLTVTVWSPDPTASLPVMVWIPGGAFVYGAGQLQLYNGSRLAANGGVVVVNVTYRLGVFGGFDLSTLGDGFDDNLCLRDQLAALSWVRDNIAAFGGDPDRVTVFGESAGATSVLALLATPAARGLFTRAIAQSPALPLIADRETRAGRAWRFLERLGVGVDEVKALPQRRLRRAAGELQGESAADSPHLAYGLTHGVDLLPRHPIDAARAGAVARIPLIVGTNTHEASMFAWGKPPMLPTTLDGIESYFARTAPHAKDDVLAAYPAYPRRSALVAFGADAMFGAPTWAFADAYSALAPTHVYRFDHATWTLRALGLGATHGSEIVHVQHSYSSYLGRKIHPLGRRVQPAVGRRMQRTWLDFAKGRLGVQEGGEWPLYDDRDRRTRIIRSTRDETVADPDRIRRSAWEGLY, from the coding sequence GTGACGGCTCAGCGCGAAACCGCGGAGGATCGAACGATCGCGCAGACCCGCCACGGGGTCCTGCGTGGCGCCGTCGAGGGCGGGGTCAACGTGTGGCGCGGCGTGGCATTTGCCGAGCAGCCGGTGGAAGACCGCCGCTTCCTCGCCCCCGTTCCGCTCGAGCCGTGGTCGGGGGTGCGCGACGCCGTCGAGCACGGGCCGCTGCCGCCACAGGGCCGGTCCTTCGTCGGCGGTGGGCGCGACGACCCCAAGATCCGCGACGAGGCGTGCCTGACGGTGACGGTGTGGTCGCCCGATCCGACGGCATCGCTGCCGGTGATGGTGTGGATTCCCGGCGGTGCGTTCGTCTACGGGGCCGGGCAGCTACAGCTCTACAACGGATCGCGGCTGGCGGCCAACGGCGGCGTCGTCGTGGTCAACGTGACCTACCGGCTTGGCGTCTTCGGCGGCTTCGACCTCAGCACGCTCGGCGACGGGTTCGACGACAACCTGTGCCTGCGGGATCAACTGGCGGCGCTGTCCTGGGTGCGCGACAACATCGCGGCATTCGGCGGCGACCCCGACCGGGTGACGGTGTTCGGCGAATCCGCCGGTGCGACATCGGTGTTGGCGCTACTCGCCACGCCCGCCGCCCGCGGACTGTTCACCCGCGCGATCGCGCAGAGCCCCGCCCTGCCACTGATCGCGGACCGCGAGACCAGGGCCGGGCGCGCCTGGCGTTTCCTCGAGCGGCTCGGCGTCGGCGTCGACGAGGTGAAGGCGCTGCCGCAGCGTCGCCTGCGCCGTGCGGCAGGCGAGCTGCAGGGGGAGAGCGCGGCGGACAGTCCGCACCTCGCCTACGGGCTCACCCACGGCGTCGACCTGCTGCCCCGGCACCCGATCGACGCGGCACGGGCGGGTGCGGTGGCACGCATCCCGCTGATCGTCGGCACCAACACCCACGAGGCGTCGATGTTCGCCTGGGGCAAGCCGCCCATGCTGCCGACGACCCTCGACGGGATCGAGTCCTACTTCGCGCGCACCGCGCCGCACGCCAAGGACGACGTGCTCGCCGCCTATCCGGCGTACCCGCGGCGCAGCGCACTGGTGGCCTTCGGTGCCGATGCGATGTTCGGCGCGCCGACGTGGGCGTTCGCCGACGCGTACAGCGCGCTCGCGCCGACGCACGTCTACCGGTTCGACCACGCCACCTGGACGCTGCGCGCGCTGGGTCTCGGGGCCACCCACGGCAGCGAGATCGTGCACGTACAGCACAGCTACTCGTCGTATCTCGGGCGCAAGATCCACCCGCTGGGCCGCCGCGTCCAACCCGCGGTGGGCCGCCGCATGCAGCGCACCTGGCTGGACTTCGCCAAGGGCCGCCTCGGCGTGCAGGAGGGCGGGGAGTGGCCGCTCTACGACGACCGCGACCGACGTACCCGGATCATCAGGTCCACCAGGGACGAAACCGTCGCCGATCCCGACCGGATCAGGCGTTCGGCGTGGGAGGGGCTGTACTGA
- the ypfJ gene encoding KPN_02809 family neutral zinc metallopeptidase → MTFNEGMQIDTSTTRSSGGGGGGGRGIAVGGGLGGLIIVVVALFLGVDPSTMGAGPGESQGVQTPGFDLSQCRTGADANNIVECRVVATGNSVDAVWSQLLPDYTRPTVRLFQDNVETQCGPATEAVGPFYCPPDQTAYFDVDFFQTLKTEFGSSGGPLAQEYVVAHEFGHHVQDLQGTLVNAQRDPTGPEGGGVRTELQADCYAGIWAHYASITKQEGTGQPFLEPLTDNDIADALSAAASVGDDRIQEKTQGRVSPEAWTHGSAAGRQYWFTEGYRTGDVNACDTFAAQDLHQ, encoded by the coding sequence ATGACGTTCAACGAGGGCATGCAGATCGACACGAGCACCACCCGATCCAGCGGTGGCGGAGGCGGCGGTGGACGGGGAATCGCCGTCGGCGGCGGTCTCGGCGGCCTGATCATCGTGGTCGTCGCGCTGTTTCTCGGGGTGGACCCGAGCACGATGGGCGCCGGCCCAGGCGAGTCGCAGGGCGTACAGACGCCCGGCTTCGACCTGAGCCAGTGCCGCACCGGCGCGGACGCGAACAACATCGTCGAGTGTCGAGTGGTGGCGACCGGGAACTCGGTCGACGCCGTCTGGTCACAGTTGCTTCCCGACTACACGCGCCCCACGGTCCGGCTGTTCCAGGACAACGTCGAGACACAGTGCGGGCCGGCCACCGAAGCCGTCGGGCCGTTCTACTGCCCGCCCGACCAGACGGCCTACTTCGACGTGGACTTCTTTCAGACGCTGAAGACCGAGTTCGGCTCCAGCGGCGGGCCACTGGCGCAGGAATACGTCGTCGCCCACGAGTTCGGCCACCACGTGCAGGACCTGCAGGGCACCCTCGTCAACGCGCAGCGGGACCCGACCGGTCCCGAGGGCGGCGGCGTCCGCACCGAGCTGCAGGCCGACTGCTACGCGGGCATCTGGGCGCACTACGCGTCGATCACCAAGCAGGAGGGCACCGGCCAGCCGTTCCTGGAACCGTTGACGGACAACGACATCGCCGACGCGCTGTCGGCGGCGGCATCGGTCGGCGACGACCGCATCCAGGAGAAGACGCAGGGTCGCGTCAGCCCCGAGGCGTGGACGCACGGCTCGGCTGCCGGGCGGCAGTACTGGTTCACCGAGGGCTACCGCACGGGCGACGTGAACGCGTGCGACACCTTCGCTGCGCAAGACCTGCACCAGTGA
- a CDS encoding TetR/AcrR family transcriptional regulator yields MARSGATQPGEPTRRASAEPAAAGAVEEESRATRFMRSALSILGETGRADFTVLEVVERSKTSLRSFYQHFSSKDELLLALIEKIMSESTLRWRADTDDLGAAEALRLLIERVSAPASSTTQDSINRGLTFYNDHLAETVPAEYARVLAPVKVLIGDIIDRGIAEEVFAPDLDVDASATLIMQSAMGAMRLRVLGAELNGTPLEGKHIYDFCLRALAK; encoded by the coding sequence GTGGCCCGGAGCGGAGCGACCCAGCCCGGTGAGCCGACGAGGCGCGCGAGCGCCGAGCCGGCAGCTGCCGGTGCGGTCGAGGAGGAATCCCGCGCCACCCGGTTCATGCGGTCGGCGCTGTCGATCCTCGGCGAGACCGGGAGGGCCGACTTCACCGTCCTCGAAGTCGTCGAGCGGTCGAAGACGTCACTGCGGTCGTTCTATCAGCACTTCTCGAGCAAGGACGAGCTGCTGCTCGCCCTCATCGAGAAGATCATGTCGGAGTCCACGCTGCGCTGGCGTGCCGACACCGACGACCTCGGTGCCGCCGAGGCCCTGCGCCTGCTGATCGAACGAGTCAGCGCTCCCGCGTCGTCCACCACCCAGGACAGCATCAACAGAGGTCTGACGTTCTACAACGACCACCTGGCCGAGACCGTCCCCGCCGAGTACGCCAGGGTGTTGGCCCCGGTGAAGGTGCTGATCGGCGACATCATCGACCGCGGCATCGCCGAGGAGGTCTTCGCACCGGACCTCGACGTCGACGCCTCCGCGACGCTGATCATGCAGTCCGCGATGGGAGCGATGCGGCTGCGGGTGCTGGGCGCCGAACTCAACGGCACCCCTCTCGAGGGCAAGCACATCTACGACTTCTGCCTGCGCGCCCTGGCGAAGTGA
- a CDS encoding acyl-CoA dehydrogenase family protein, translating into MTDTTTDAPVSTETVAEFADRARTWLADNMPRVDPADPPYVDRGEEGPWLRARELQKLLHSGGFAGICFPREYGGLGLSIAYQRAFNEVSREYELPLILNTPTFTICAATILDTGTEDQKRTHIAGAISGDEVLVQLLSEPSGGSDLAGVITRADRRGDKWIVNGAKTWSTSAFAADYGLLLARTNWDVPKHEGLTMFLVPLAADGITMRRIKQVDGGNEFCEEFFDDLELGDDAVVGEVDKGWEVASRQMFHERRAVGGGSEFASGIGAEGSTDQLVDYVELLRATGQTGNERIRAMAGRALVRRAVQEQLVDHVYHGVLDGSLPSAAGSILRISHAETVQFEVDTALGIAGAAGVVDDGSGLFSFGSRYPSRQAASLGGGTTEIARNVIGERVLGFPREHAPDRGVPFNQVKRNKN; encoded by the coding sequence ATGACCGACACCACCACCGACGCTCCGGTCAGCACCGAGACGGTCGCGGAGTTCGCCGACCGGGCGCGAACCTGGTTGGCGGACAACATGCCTCGCGTCGACCCGGCCGACCCGCCCTACGTCGACCGCGGCGAGGAGGGCCCGTGGCTGCGCGCCCGCGAGCTGCAGAAACTGCTGCACTCGGGCGGCTTCGCCGGGATCTGCTTCCCCCGCGAGTACGGTGGCCTGGGCCTGTCGATCGCCTACCAGCGCGCGTTCAACGAGGTGTCGCGCGAGTACGAACTCCCGCTCATCCTGAACACCCCGACGTTCACCATCTGCGCGGCAACGATTCTCGACACCGGCACCGAGGACCAAAAGCGCACTCACATCGCCGGAGCCATCAGCGGTGACGAGGTCCTCGTCCAACTGCTGTCGGAGCCCAGCGGTGGGTCGGATCTCGCGGGTGTCATCACCCGCGCGGACCGGCGAGGCGACAAGTGGATAGTCAACGGCGCCAAGACGTGGAGCACCAGCGCCTTCGCCGCCGACTACGGGCTACTGCTCGCGCGCACCAACTGGGACGTCCCGAAGCACGAGGGGCTCACGATGTTCCTGGTGCCACTGGCGGCCGACGGCATCACCATGCGCAGGATCAAGCAGGTCGACGGTGGCAACGAGTTCTGTGAGGAGTTCTTCGACGACCTCGAACTCGGCGACGACGCCGTGGTCGGCGAGGTCGACAAGGGCTGGGAAGTGGCCTCGCGGCAGATGTTCCACGAACGTCGCGCCGTCGGTGGCGGTTCCGAGTTCGCCAGCGGCATCGGCGCCGAGGGGTCGACGGACCAGCTGGTCGACTACGTGGAACTGCTGCGCGCCACCGGGCAGACCGGGAACGAACGCATTCGCGCGATGGCGGGCCGCGCGCTGGTGCGCCGCGCGGTCCAGGAGCAGCTCGTCGACCACGTGTACCACGGGGTGCTCGACGGTTCGCTGCCGTCGGCAGCCGGCTCGATCCTCCGCATCAGCCACGCCGAGACGGTCCAGTTCGAGGTGGACACCGCGCTCGGGATCGCCGGTGCCGCAGGCGTGGTCGACGACGGCAGCGGGCTGTTCTCGTTCGGTAGCCGCTACCCGTCACGGCAGGCCGCGTCGTTGGGCGGCGGTACCACCGAGATCGCGCGCAACGTGATCGGCGAGCGCGTACTCGGCTTCCCTCGCGAACACGCACCCGACCGGGGCGTGCCGTTCAATCAGGTGAAGCGCAACAAGAACTGA
- a CDS encoding mycofactocin-coupled SDR family oxidoreductase produces MTDSDTPLAGRVAYVTGAARGQGRSHCVRLARAGADIVAIDACGPVAEHNGYAHARPEHLAETTSLVEGEGRTILATEVDVRDLEGQQRVVAEAIEQFGRLDVVVANAGVLNWGRLWEISAQQWQEIIDTNLTGVWNTVKATVPAIIDAGNGGSIITISSAAGIKAVPGCGHYCASKFGIVGLTNSLAIELGEYGIRVNSVHPYGTDTPMGNDVSMYQMFADHQRFIHSFSPGALPTDSLAAPDLVSDIVVWLAGDGSSLVTAAQIPAEKGYLKV; encoded by the coding sequence ATGACCGATTCCGACACCCCGTTGGCCGGGCGCGTCGCGTACGTGACCGGCGCCGCACGCGGCCAGGGCCGTTCGCACTGCGTCCGGCTCGCGCGGGCAGGTGCCGACATCGTCGCGATCGACGCGTGCGGTCCGGTCGCCGAGCACAACGGCTACGCCCATGCCAGACCCGAGCACCTGGCCGAGACGACGAGTCTGGTGGAGGGCGAGGGCCGCACGATCCTGGCCACGGAGGTCGACGTCCGCGACCTCGAGGGGCAGCAGCGGGTGGTCGCCGAGGCAATCGAGCAGTTCGGCCGCCTCGACGTGGTCGTCGCGAACGCGGGCGTGCTCAATTGGGGCCGCCTTTGGGAGATCTCGGCGCAACAGTGGCAGGAGATCATCGACACCAACCTCACCGGCGTGTGGAACACCGTGAAGGCGACAGTCCCCGCCATAATCGACGCGGGCAATGGTGGTTCGATCATCACCATCAGTTCGGCGGCGGGCATCAAGGCCGTGCCGGGATGCGGCCACTACTGCGCATCGAAGTTCGGCATCGTCGGCCTCACCAACTCGCTGGCGATCGAGTTGGGCGAGTACGGGATTCGCGTCAACTCGGTCCATCCGTACGGCACCGACACCCCGATGGGCAACGACGTCTCGATGTATCAGATGTTCGCCGACCACCAGAGGTTCATCCACAGCTTCTCCCCCGGCGCGCTGCCGACCGACTCACTGGCGGCCCCGGATCTGGTCTCCGACATCGTCGTGTGGCTCGCAGGCGATGGTTCGTCGCTGGTCACCGCGGCCCAGATCCCCGCGGAGAAGGGCTATCTGAAGGTCTGA
- a CDS encoding flavin-containing monooxygenase, which yields MIEAHHEVVVIGAGPGGIAAAHLLRERGIHDVVILERGADFGGTWRDNHYPGLAVDIPTLWYQLSFAPNPNWSRLFAPGPEIHRYLRDTATALGLYPLLRPHTEVTAQRWDDRAGRWLLSTRDGRTISARFLISSVGGYVNAKETVDIPGVEDFSGTILRPNAWDDAYDARDKRIAVIGTGSSGVQISAALSPVARRLEVYQRTPAWVLPKVDFDIPPSMRRVLRLPGVVPAINVAGRMLMDAAMIAPIVHVFSRLPDSVLKRVMPWYDAYCRALYRLLLRATVRDARTRRALLPKYGIMAKRPVISSAFLPALNRPNTQLVTTPIERITRDGIRTSDGREHPADLLVLATGYELWTDPETYREGTILGSNGFDLATYYRAHGLRSYAGTAHPRLPNRWEIVGPNGFVGFAWPDFVETIAAHAVRVIDETRRRGDDVVEVSQDAFNRWNATMAKRGRTAHLYFTDCNPGLNTYFINSQSDTVYHRPQTITGSRRFARRSPLRDYQFSRRAAVARPATSDLEEQPA from the coding sequence ATGATTGAAGCCCACCACGAGGTCGTCGTCATCGGCGCCGGGCCTGGCGGCATCGCCGCGGCACACCTGTTGCGCGAGAGAGGCATTCACGACGTCGTGATCCTGGAGCGCGGTGCGGACTTCGGCGGCACGTGGCGGGACAACCACTACCCCGGCCTCGCCGTCGACATCCCCACGCTGTGGTACCAGCTGTCGTTCGCACCGAATCCCAACTGGAGTCGCCTGTTCGCCCCCGGCCCGGAGATCCACCGCTACCTGCGCGACACCGCGACCGCGCTGGGCCTCTACCCTCTGCTCCGACCGCACACCGAAGTCACCGCACAGCGCTGGGACGATCGAGCAGGCCGCTGGCTGCTGAGCACGCGCGACGGCCGCACCATCTCGGCGCGGTTCCTCATCAGCTCCGTCGGCGGGTACGTCAACGCCAAGGAGACCGTGGACATCCCGGGCGTCGAGGACTTCTCCGGGACGATTCTGCGCCCCAACGCGTGGGACGACGCCTACGACGCCCGCGACAAGCGGATCGCCGTGATCGGCACGGGCTCGAGCGGCGTCCAGATCTCGGCAGCGCTGTCGCCCGTCGCCCGCAGACTGGAGGTCTACCAGCGCACGCCGGCGTGGGTGCTTCCCAAGGTCGACTTCGACATCCCCCCGTCGATGCGGCGCGTGCTGCGCCTGCCCGGTGTCGTGCCCGCCATCAACGTGGCGGGGCGAATGTTGATGGACGCGGCCATGATCGCGCCGATCGTGCACGTGTTCTCCCGACTACCGGACTCGGTGCTGAAACGCGTCATGCCGTGGTACGACGCATACTGCCGCGCCCTGTACCGCCTGCTGCTGCGCGCGACCGTGCGGGATGCGCGCACGCGCCGGGCGCTGCTGCCGAAGTACGGGATCATGGCCAAACGCCCAGTCATCTCCAGTGCGTTCCTTCCTGCCCTCAACCGCCCCAACACCCAGCTCGTAACCACACCCATCGAACGGATCACCCGCGACGGCATCCGCACCAGCGACGGCCGGGAACACCCAGCCGACCTGCTGGTGCTGGCCACCGGCTACGAGTTGTGGACCGACCCCGAGACCTACCGCGAGGGAACCATATTGGGCAGCAACGGTTTCGACCTCGCCACCTACTACCGCGCGCACGGGCTTCGGAGTTACGCGGGCACCGCGCACCCGCGGCTGCCCAACCGGTGGGAGATCGTGGGACCGAACGGTTTCGTGGGGTTCGCCTGGCCCGACTTCGTGGAGACCATTGCCGCGCATGCGGTGCGGGTCATCGACGAGACCAGGCGGCGGGGTGACGACGTCGTCGAGGTGTCGCAGGACGCGTTCAACCGATGGAACGCGACGATGGCCAAGCGAGGCAGGACCGCCCACCTGTACTTCACCGACTGCAACCCGGGCCTGAACACCTACTTCATCAATTCCCAGAGCGACACCGTCTACCACCGGCCCCAGACGATCACCGGCTCACGACGCTTCGCCCGCCGCTCCCCGCTGCGCGACTACCAGTTCTCCCGCCGCGCCGCCGTCGCGCGACCGGCCACGTCCGACCTCGAGGAGCAACCCGCATGA
- a CDS encoding DinB family protein — protein sequence MTTAEVDGPNGIEPDTKDWTWVLERPCDECGFNASSISHYDVAGAIRRDAADWVRRLSGPSVRERSNPAVWSVLEYGCHVRDVHRMFDGRVRLMLAEDEPLFPNWDQDATAVDDDYASQHAAVVTEGLVQAAHRVADTYASVSADQWSRPGLRSNGSRFTVSTIAVYHLHDVVHHGWDVDSPRIGR from the coding sequence GTGACGACGGCCGAGGTCGACGGTCCGAACGGCATCGAGCCGGACACGAAGGATTGGACGTGGGTCCTCGAACGACCCTGTGACGAGTGCGGTTTCAACGCCTCCTCGATCTCGCACTACGACGTCGCGGGGGCCATCCGCCGCGACGCCGCCGACTGGGTCCGCCGCCTGTCCGGGCCCTCGGTGCGCGAGCGGTCGAATCCCGCGGTGTGGTCGGTGCTCGAGTACGGCTGTCACGTCCGCGACGTGCACCGGATGTTCGACGGCAGGGTCCGGCTGATGCTCGCCGAGGACGAACCGCTCTTCCCCAACTGGGATCAGGACGCCACCGCCGTGGACGACGACTACGCCTCCCAGCACGCCGCGGTGGTCACCGAGGGCCTGGTGCAGGCCGCGCACCGGGTCGCCGACACCTACGCGTCGGTGTCTGCCGACCAGTGGTCGCGACCGGGGCTGCGCAGCAACGGCAGCAGGTTCACGGTGTCGACCATCGCGGTCTACCACCTGCACGACGTCGTCCACCACGGGTGGGACGTCGACTCGCCACGGATCGGCCGGTAA
- a CDS encoding TetR/AcrR family transcriptional regulator, whose protein sequence is MPDDPLPPRAASLALLRATADTLRRLGPRRFSLTAVADAAGVSRGTVHNAFGSRDRAIKVALDHLASAFVDTMADEVHRSGTLADQVAAAAQLICAHRQRSDHVVPGGINESILVLLLRHSGDDLVHRAIELWQPHVLAAQSSGEVGPGVDAKRAGEWIVRILFSFELLPPMGVNLDNPRAVRRFVTDHVVSGLTGGTHD, encoded by the coding sequence GTGCCCGATGACCCGTTGCCACCCCGGGCTGCCTCGCTCGCCCTGCTTCGGGCAACTGCCGACACATTGCGCCGTCTCGGTCCCCGCCGCTTCAGCCTGACTGCTGTCGCAGACGCCGCCGGGGTGTCCCGCGGTACCGTGCACAACGCATTCGGCAGCCGGGACCGGGCAATCAAGGTCGCCCTCGATCACCTCGCCTCGGCGTTCGTCGACACGATGGCCGACGAAGTGCACCGGTCCGGCACGCTGGCCGACCAGGTGGCCGCCGCCGCCCAGCTGATCTGTGCCCACCGGCAGCGCTCCGATCACGTCGTGCCCGGCGGCATCAACGAGAGCATCCTGGTGCTGCTGCTGCGCCACAGCGGTGACGACCTGGTCCACCGCGCCATCGAACTGTGGCAGCCGCACGTGTTGGCTGCCCAGAGCAGCGGCGAAGTCGGCCCAGGCGTCGACGCCAAACGCGCGGGCGAGTGGATCGTCCGCATCCTGTTCAGCTTCGAATTACTGCCCCCCATGGGCGTCAATCTCGACAATCCCCGCGCGGTGCGGCGATTCGTCACCGACCACGTCGTCAGTGGACTCACTGGAGGAACCCATGATTGA
- a CDS encoding DUF427 domain-containing protein, with translation MSLVAGHGPLGSQRAGRLSPPVDGSIVLVEPHPRRVRAVRGEDVVLDTEQCLLVHREGQPLSYAFPAELAGELPAAPVPEAPGYVTVPWTAVDAWFEEGRRLVHYPPNPYHRVDCRPTTRRLRVTVGGETLVDTDETVIVFETALAPRLYVDPARVRTDLLRATDTSSYCNYKGVATYWAAVLGDTVIPDVAWSYDEPLPESEPIRGFLSFESPDAVVSAELPAGQTFR, from the coding sequence GTGAGCCTGGTCGCGGGTCACGGACCGCTCGGCTCGCAGCGCGCCGGGCGGCTGTCACCGCCGGTCGACGGGTCGATCGTGCTCGTCGAGCCGCATCCACGGCGGGTGCGGGCCGTGCGGGGCGAGGACGTGGTGCTCGACACCGAGCAGTGCCTGCTCGTGCATCGCGAAGGGCAACCGCTGAGCTACGCGTTCCCGGCGGAACTGGCGGGCGAACTCCCGGCCGCACCGGTGCCGGAGGCGCCCGGTTACGTCACGGTGCCGTGGACGGCGGTGGACGCGTGGTTCGAGGAGGGGCGCCGCCTGGTCCACTATCCGCCGAACCCGTACCACCGGGTGGACTGCAGGCCGACGACGCGGCGGCTGCGCGTCACCGTCGGGGGCGAGACGCTGGTGGACACCGACGAGACCGTGATCGTGTTCGAAACGGCCTTGGCACCAAGGCTGTACGTCGACCCGGCACGCGTGCGCACCGATCTGCTGCGCGCGACAGACACGTCGAGCTACTGCAACTACAAGGGCGTCGCCACGTACTGGGCGGCGGTGCTCGGCGACACCGTCATCCCGGACGTCGCATGGAGCTACGACGAGCCGTTGCCCGAAAGCGAGCCGATCCGGGGCTTCCTCAGCTTCGAGAGCCCAGACGCGGTGGTGTCGGCCGAGCTGCCCGCCGGTCAGACCTTCAGATAG
- a CDS encoding acyl-CoA dehydrogenase family protein codes for MTPVANPERVLFASTAEEFLQREGSLTHVRELHAAGETFRPQWWRRAAELGWTSLLVPEELGGGSVSGDGVADLALIAELIGRSVAPGPLHPVSTVLAGLVDSDDAEGRSTVIESLVAGELVASWAVYEPGRGWAPTESTVTAVATGSGWRIDGVKDRVEAGIESGIVLLVAVADGVPRQFLVPTDAAGVRVEAQNSLDLVKRYARITFDGVEVAQDAAVGTAEQTPALIARQAQIAQVLQCAEVVGILDSVFAFTVQWAFDRHSFGRPLASYQALKHRYADMKIWLEACRATTRAAVAAVSARSGDADRLVSVAKSYVGEHAPDMLQHCVQLHGGIGVTWEHDLHLFLRRATLNRAMLGTPEEHDLRVYALTEELESAS; via the coding sequence ATGACACCAGTCGCCAATCCGGAACGAGTCCTCTTCGCGTCGACGGCCGAGGAGTTCCTGCAGCGGGAGGGCTCGCTGACGCACGTGCGCGAACTGCACGCCGCCGGTGAGACCTTCCGGCCGCAGTGGTGGCGACGCGCTGCAGAACTCGGTTGGACGAGCCTGCTGGTGCCCGAGGAACTCGGCGGCGGCAGCGTCTCGGGTGACGGCGTGGCGGACCTGGCGCTCATCGCCGAACTCATCGGGCGCTCCGTGGCTCCCGGCCCGCTGCATCCGGTCAGCACCGTGCTCGCCGGCCTGGTCGACTCAGACGACGCCGAAGGGCGCTCGACCGTCATCGAATCGCTCGTCGCCGGCGAGTTGGTGGCGTCCTGGGCGGTGTACGAGCCGGGGCGGGGGTGGGCGCCGACGGAGTCCACCGTCACCGCCGTCGCGACGGGGTCCGGGTGGCGCATCGACGGCGTCAAGGACCGCGTCGAGGCAGGCATCGAGAGCGGCATCGTCCTGCTCGTGGCCGTGGCCGACGGCGTGCCGAGGCAGTTCCTGGTGCCCACCGATGCAGCCGGCGTCCGCGTCGAGGCGCAGAACTCCCTCGACCTGGTGAAGCGATACGCGCGCATCACGTTCGACGGCGTCGAGGTGGCGCAGGACGCTGCGGTCGGCACGGCCGAGCAGACGCCGGCCCTGATCGCCCGGCAGGCCCAGATCGCCCAGGTGCTGCAGTGCGCGGAAGTCGTGGGGATACTCGACTCGGTCTTCGCGTTCACCGTGCAGTGGGCGTTCGACCGGCATTCCTTCGGCAGGCCGCTGGCGTCGTACCAGGCGCTCAAGCACCGGTACGCGGACATGAAGATCTGGCTGGAAGCGTGCCGCGCGACGACGCGTGCGGCGGTCGCCGCGGTGAGCGCCCGCTCCGGCGACGCCGACCGACTGGTCAGCGTCGCGAAGTCCTACGTCGGTGAGCACGCACCGGACATGTTGCAGCACTGCGTGCAACTGCACGGCGGCATCGGTGTGACGTGGGAACACGATCTGCACCTGTTCCTGCGGCGAGCCACCCTGAACCGGGCCATGTTGGGCACTCCGGAAGAACACGACCTGCGCGTCTACGCGCTCACCGAGGAGTTGGAGTCCGCATCATGA